One part of the Cinclus cinclus chromosome 20, bCinCin1.1, whole genome shotgun sequence genome encodes these proteins:
- the LOC134052086 gene encoding ankyrin repeat domain-containing protein 40-like, translated as MSGVAEARELEERLREAAALGDVAEVRRLLGAGVDIDSRNEINGWTCLHWACKRNHAQVVSCLLEAGADKQILTAKGELAAQLTSKPDIRKILGEEQTECQEVKDLNSPIVASYLAKPRFLNVYTEESIPGSLAESQNESASISSASQSETSPCPSATEAESICTPRSCSSSEPFPAPSSAARPAPVPTLTTASACASPGLPHSPSHPPATAPSLGLCSPAVSGQAVSLQPDTSPSGPASTFQPFFFTGTFPCNMQELVLKVRVQNLRDNDFIEIELDRQELTYQDLLRVSCCELGVNPEQVEKIRKLPNTLVRKDKDVARLQDFQELELVLMRSDSSPFLNAAAVLTERPCYNSRASKLTY; from the exons ATGAGCGGCGTGGCGGAGGCGCGGGAGCTGGAGGAGCGGCTGCGAGAGGCGGCGGCCCTGGGGGACGTGGCGGAGGTGCGGCGGCTGCTGGGTGCGGGGGTGGACATCGACTCCCGCAACGAGATCAACGGCTG GACCTGCCTGCACTGGGCCTGTAAGCGGAACCATGCCCAGGTGGTGTCCTGCCTTCTGGAGGCTGGCGCAGACAAGCAGATCCTCACTGCTAAGGGAGAGCTGGCGGCACAGCTAACATCGAAACCAGACATCCGCAAGATTTTGGGAG AGGAACAAACTGAATGCCAAGAAGTGAAGGATTTAAATTCACCCATTGTTGCAAGCTACTTGGCCAAGCCACGATTCCTTAACGTTTACACCGAAGAAAGCATTCCAGGCAGCTTggcagaatcccagaatgaaAGTGCTTCCATCTCTTCTGCTTCCCAGAGTGAAACCAGCCCTTGTCCATCAGCAACTGAGGCCGAAAGCATCTGCACACCCAGGTCATGCAGCAGCAGCGAGCCCTTCCCAGCACCGAGCAGTGCAGCCAGgccagcccctgtgcccaccctcACCACGgcctcagcctgtgccagcccagggctgccccacagccccagccacCCCCCGGCCACCGCCCCCAGcctggggctctgctccccagcagtgTCTGGCCAGGCTGTGTCTCTGCAGCCTGACACCTCTCCCAGTGGCCCTGCATCCACCTTCCAGCCCTTCTTCTTCACTGGAACATTCCCCTGTAACATGCAAG AACTTGTGCTCAAGGTCAGAGTCCAGAACCTGAGAGACAATGACTTCATTGAGATTGAATTGGACAGACAAGAATTGACCTATCAAGATCTGCTCAGAGTGAGCTGCTGTGAACTGGGTGTTAATCCAGAGCAAGTAGAGAAGATCAGAAAACTACCCAATACACTTGTAAGAAAG GACAAGGATGTTGCCAGACTCCAGGAtttccaggagctggagctggtccTTATGAGAAGTGACAGCTCTCCATTCCTGAACGCTGCAGCTGTGCTGACAGAGCGGCCATGCTACAACAGCAGAGCATCCAAACTCACCTACTGA
- the WFIKKN2 gene encoding WAP, Kazal, immunoglobulin, Kunitz and NTR domain-containing protein 2: MDIKGKKGPVGMPKEATCDRFMCIQQGSECDIWDGQPVCKCKDRCEKEPSFTCASDGLTYYNKCYMDAEACIKGITLNVVTCRYHLTWPNTSPIPPETTARPTTAYSETTVVDILPPALVNNPVHQSVYVGETVSFLCDVTGRPKPEITWEKQVDGKDKVIMKPNHVRGNVVVTNIAQLVIYNTQLQDAGIYTCTAQNSGGLLQVDFPLSVIRGEPTSKEASQNKTHFPTDECLKQPDSEDCGEEQTRWYYDAKKNNCFTFIYGNCNSNLNHFETYESCMLTCMNGPINICNLPALQGHCKAYEPRWAYNSLTKQCQSFIYGGCGGNENNFESREACEEMCPFPKNTHCKACKPRQKLVTSFCKSDFVILGRITELTEDQDSGHALVTVEEILKDEKMGLKFLGKEPLEITLLNMDWSCPCPNMTTVDGQLIIMGDVHNGMAVLQPDSFVGTSSVRRVRKLREVIHKKTCELLKEFLGLH; encoded by the coding sequence ATGGACatcaaggggaaaaaggggCCTGTGGGGATGCCCAAAGAGGCAACCTGTGACCGCTTCATGTGCATCCAGCAAGGCTCAGAGTGTGACATCTGGGACGGGCAGCCCGTCTGCAAGTGCAAGGACAGGTGTGAGAAGGAGCCAAGCTTCACCTGCGCCTCTGACGGGCTCACCTACTACAACAAGTGCTACATGGACGCAGAGGCCTGCATCAAAGGCATTACACTGAACGTGGTCACCTGTAGGTACCATCTCACCTGGCCAAACACCAGCCCCATCCCCCCAGAAACAACAGCTCGTCCCACCACCGCCTACTCCGAGACAACAGTCGTTGATATCCTGCCCCCTGCGCTGGTGAACAACCCTGTCCATCAGTCTGTCTACGTGGGAGAGACCGTCAGCttcctctgtgatgtcacagggAGACCCAAGCCAGAAATCACATGGGAGAAGCAGGTGGATGGGAAGGACAAAGTCATCATGAAGCCAAACCACGTCAGAGGGAACGTCGTGGTCACCAACATTGCCCAGCTGGTCATCTACAACACAcagctgcaggatgcaggaattTACACCTGCACTGCCCAGAACAGTGGTGGTCTCCTGCAGGTGGATTTCCCTTTGTCAGTCATCAGAGGAGAGCCCACATCCAAGGAAGCTTCCcagaataaaacacattttccaaCCGACGAGTGCCTGAAGCAGCCAGACAGTGAAGACTGTGGGGAAGAGCAGACCCGGTGGTACTATGATGCCAAGAAAAACAACTGCTTTACTTTCATCTACGGGAACTGCAACAGCAACCTCAACCACTTTGAGACCTACGAGAGTTGCATGCTAACGTGCATGAACGGCCCCATCAACATCTGCAACCTGCCAGCCCTTCAAGGCCACTGCAAAGCCTACGAGCCCAGGTGGGCATACAACAGCCTGACAAAGCAGTGCCAGTCCTTCATCTACGGAGGGTGTGGGGGCAATGAGAACAACTTTGAGAGCCGGGAGGCCTGCGAGGAGATGTGTCCCTTCCCCAAGAACACACACTGCAAGGCCTGCAAACCCCGCCAGAAGCTGGTGACCAGCTTCTGCAAAAGTGACTTCGTCATCCTGGGCCGCATCACGGAGCTGACCGAAGATCAAGACTCAGGACACGCCCTGGTGACGGTGGAGGAGATTCTCAAGGAtgaaaaaatgggattaaaattCCTGGGGAAGGAACCACTAGAAATCACGCTTTTGAACATGGACTGGAGCTGCCCATGTCCCAACATGACCACAGTGGATGGCCAGCTCATCATCATGGGGGATGTCCACAATGGCATGGCCGTCCTACAGCCAGACAGCTTTGTGGGCACCTCCAGCGTCCGGCGCGTGCGCAAGCTCCGAGAAGTCATCCACAAGAAAACTTGTGAGCTCTTGAAAGAGTTCCTGGGATTGCATTAA